The sequence AGGGCAAGGAACAGCAATTCGTCTTCGGGCTTGAAATTCTTCTTCATTTGGCTCCGGCACGGTCAGCGAGGATCTGCAGGCCGCGGATCGTCAAGTCGGTATCGGTGACATCGAAAATGTCGGTCTTCTGGTCGAACAGGATGGCCAGGCCGCCAGTGGCGACGACCTTCACCGGTCGGCCGATCTCGGCCTTCATGCGGTCGATCAGTCCTTCCATCATGGCGACATAGCCCCAGAAGACGCCGATCAACATCTGGTCTTCGGTATTACGTCCGATGACGCTGCTGGTCTTTGGCGCAGCGATGGCAATGCGCGGCAGCTTGGCGGTGTTGCCCACCAGCGCATCGAGCGAAAGGTTGATCCCCGGCGCGATGATGCCGCCCTTGTAGGCGCCGTTGAAGTCAACCGCCTCGAACTTGGTGGCGGTGCCGAAGTCGACCACGATCATGTCCCCACCCACCAGTTCGTGCGCGGCGATGCAGTTGAGCGCGCGGTCCGCACCCAGGGTGTGCGGCTGCTCGACGTCGATCTCGAAATCCCAGGCGGCCTTGCCCTCGCCCGCCACCAGCGGCTCGATCCCGAAATACTTCTGCGCCAGCACGGTGAGGTTGTGGTTCGCGCGCGGCACCACCGAACCGAAGATGATACGCTTGATCGTGCTGCGCTCGATCCCCTCGATGGCGAGTAGTTGCAGCAGCCAGGTCGCATATTCGTCGCCCGTGCGCCGGCCATCGGTGGCGATGCGCCAGCGGGCGCGCACCTCTGTCCCCTCGAACAGGGCGAAGACCACATTGGTGTTGCCGACATCGATTGCGAGAAGCATCAGCCGTCCTCCAGCATTACATCACCCGCGTGGATCACCTGCACGGTCCCGTCGGGCAGCTTCAGCCTTAGCGCGCCTGCCGCGTCTAGGCCATCGAAGGTGCCGGAAAGCTGCTCGCCCTCGCGGCCATGCACGCCAAGCGGTGTACCGGGCTTGTGCGCAGCCGCCTGCCACCGGCGCATGATCGGCTCGGGGCCGAATTCGCGCCAGCGCTGCAGCTCCAGTGCCAGCTGTGCGGCCAGCCCCTCGGCGAAGGCGTCGCGGGACAGGCCCGCAAGGGCATCGGTCTTGCGTCCCTCTATCTCCGGCGCCGCCGCCAGGTTGACCCCGATCCCGATCACCACGGCCCCCTGCGCCATTTCCAGCAGCAAGCCACAGAACTTCGCGCCTGCCAGCAGCACGTCGTTGGGCCACTTGAGCATCAGCGATTGCGGGGCACCGACATGGGGAACCACGGTTTCGTAGACTGCCAAGGCCGCCACGAAGCTGAGCGTCGCAGGAGACGGGTCGCGTTCGTGCAGGCGCACCACGGTCGAGCCCATGAAATTGCCCGGCGCATCGATCCAACTGCGGCCCTGCCTGCCGCGACCGGCAGTCTGGCGATCGGCTACCAGCCAATGCCCCTCCGGCACCAACTCGCCACCGGCGATGCGCGCCAGCAGGTCGGCATTGGTGCTGCCGGTTTCAGGGATGTACTCGATCGTCGGCGTCAAGTCAGAAGGCGAGCGACAGCGAGGCGGCGGCCATGTCGGCCAGGTTGCCCAGCCAGCCCGTCAGCAGGTAGCCGAGCGGCGAAATGAGCACGGCGCAGATTGCCAGCAAGGCCCAGTGCGGCGTGTCGGCTTCGCCCTTTACGGTGTCGGCAGGCTCATCGAAGAACATCACCTTGACGATCTTGATGTAGTAGAATGCGCCGATCACGCTGGCGGCGATACCGATGGCGGCTAGCGCCACGAGGTCGGCCTCGACAGCGGCCTGGAACACCACGAACTTGCCCCAGAAGCCGAACAGCGGCGGGATGCCTGCCAGGCTGAACATCAGCGCCATCAGGCACCATGCCAGCGCCGGGCGGGTGGTCGACAGGCCGGCGAGGTCGGAAATGCCTTCCACCGGATTGCCGTCCGCGTCGCGCAGCAGCAGCACGGCGACGAAGCTGCCGACGGTCATCACCACGTAGATGGCGAGGTAGACCATCATTGCGCTCGCGCCGGCCACGGTACCTGCGGCAAGGCCGATCAGGATGAAGCCAACGTTGTTGATCGAGGAATAGGCGAGCAGTCGCTTGACGTTCTGCTGCCCGATGGCACCCAGCGCACCGATCACGATGGAGAGTAGCGCGGCGAAGATGACGATCTGCTGCCACGCCAGGGCCTGCGAGCCGAAAGCTTCCAGGGCGACACGCGCCAGCAGGGCGATGGCCGCGACCTTGGGGGCGCTGGCGAAGAACATCGTGACCGGCGTGGGCGCGCCCTCGTAGACGTCCGGCGTCCACATATGGAACGGCGCGGCGCTGATCTTGAAGGCAAGGCCCGCCAGCACGAAGGTCAGGCCGAACATCTGGCCCATGCTCAAGCCGCCGGAAACGGCGGTGGCGATGCCGGTGAAGTTGGTGGTGCCGGCAAAGCCGTAGGTCAGGCTCATACCGAACAGCAGGATGCCGGAAGCCAGGGCGCCCAGCACGAAGTACTTCAGGCCGGCTTCGGCCGAACGCTCGTCATCGCGCAGGATAGCGGCAAGCACGTATGCCGAGAGCGAGTTCAGTTCGAGGCCGATGTAGAGCGTCACCAGGTCCGCTGCAGAGACCATGATGCTCATGCCGAGGGCGGCGAACAGCACCAGCACCGGGAATTCCGCCCGCATGGTACCCGCACGCTCGAAGAAGCGCGGCGCGACGACCAGGGCGGCACCGCTGGCGGCGAAGATCATCAGCTTGGCGAGGCCGGCGAAGGCATCGGCGCGGAACTGGCCACCGAAGGCCAGCGTGTCCGGACCCGAAGCGCCGGCGCAGACGGCAGGCGCGACCAGGGCAAAGGCACCGCCCAGCGCGATGGCTGCGGCAATCGAGATAACGCGAGCGGCCTTGTCGCCGCCCCACGCGGCAACCAGCAGCAGCGCCAGCCCCGACAGGGACAGGATGATCTCAGGCGCGATCAGGCCAAGGGAGGTTGCAATGTCCATCAGTGGGCCTCCCCTTCGGCATGCTCTTCTTCGGCAGGTGCGCCCTCCCCGATGGCCAGTTGCGCGTCACCTTCGGGTGCGGCAGCGGCAAGGCGGGCGTCGAGGATTTCGATGTCGGAGCGCATGGGTGCAAGGAAGCTTTCGGGATAGACGCCCATCCACAGCACCGCTGCGGCAATCGGGCCGAGCAGCAGGTATTCGCGCAGGGACAGGTCGGGCATGGCCGCGGCATCGGCGTTCTTCTGCTCGCCGAAGCAGATGCGGCGATAGAGGTAGAGCATGTAGGCCGCGCCCAGGATGATGCCGGTGGTGCAGACGAAGGCCACCCAGCTGTTCGCCTGGTAGATGCCTGCCAGCGACAGGAATTCACCGACGAAGTTGCTGGTGCCCGGCAGACCGACACTGGCCATCGTGAACAGCATGAACAGCGTGGCATAGGCCGGCATGTTGATGGAGAGGCCGCCGTAACGGTCGATCTCGCGGGTGTGCAGGCGATCGTAGATAACGCCGACGCAGAGGAACAGCGCGCCCGACACCAGACCGTGGCCCAGCATCACCATCATCGCGCCTTCCAGGCCCTGCACGTTGAAGGCGAACAGGCCCACGGTCACGATCGCCATGTGGGCGACCGAGGAGTAGGCAATCAGCTTCTTCATGTCGTGCTGGACCAGCGCGATCAGGCTGGTGAGCACCACGGCCACCATCGACAGGCCCCAGACCAGCCAACCGAAGTCGGCGCTGGCATCGGGGAACATCGGCAGGCTGAAACGGATGAAGCCGTAACCGCCGAGCTTCAGCAGCACGCCGGCCAGGATCACCGAACCGGCGGTGGGCGCCTGCACGTGCGCGTCGGGCAGCCAGGTGTGGACCGGCCACATCGGCATCTTCACCGCGAAGCTGGCGAAGAAGGCCAGCCACAGCCAGGTCTGCGCCTCGGGCGCGAAGTCGTACTGCATCAGGACGGGGATCGAGGTCGTGCCGGCCTCGTTCACCATCCACAGCATGGCAATCAGCATCAGCACCGAGCCGAGCAGCGTGTAGAGGAAGAACTTGTAGGCCGCGTAGATGCGGTTCTGGCCACCCCAGACGCCGATGATCAGGTACATCGGGATCAGGCCGGCTTCGAAGAAGATGTAGAACAGGAAGATGTCCTGCGCGGCGAACACGCCGATCATAAGCACTTCCATCAGCAGGAAGGCGGACATGTATTCGCCCACGCGCTTGGTGATGGCTTCCCAGCTCGCCCCGATGCAGATCGGCATCAGGAAGACACTGAGCATGATCAGCATCAGCGCGATGCCGTCGATACCCAGGGCATATTCGAAGCCTGCGAACAGGCTCGCGCGCTCGGTGAACTGCCACTGCGCCCCGCCGATATCGAAATTGGCCCACAGCAGGATGCCCAAGGCAAGGTCGATCAGCGTGGCCAGCAGCGCGACCATGCGCGCAGGCTTGGCGTCGAGGAACAGGCACAGGATGGCGCCGACGAGCGGCACCACCAGCATGGCGGTCAGGATCGGGAAGTCGCCCATCAGAACAGCACCCAGGTGATAGCGGCGACAAGGCCTAGCAGCATGATCAGTGCGTAACTCGTGAGATAACCGGACTGGACCTTCTTCGCGAGGCCGCTGCCGCGCTCGACCACCCAGGCAATGCCATTGGGGCCGAAGCGATCGATCGTACCCTCATCACCCTTCTTCCAGAACAGGCGACCGAGCCAGAATGCGGGCTTCACGAAGAGGAAATTGTAGAGCTCGTCGAAATACCACTTGTTGTAGATGAAGCGGTATACCGGGCCGAGCTGCTCGACGGTTTCGCGCGGCACGTCCTTGTTGCGGATGTAGGCGTACCATGCACTGGCGAGGCCAATCAGCATCACCACGAAAGCGGCGTATTTCACCCAGTACGGCACCTCGTGCATGGCGTGCATCAGGTGCTCGTCATAGGCGATCGAGCCGTTCCAGAAGTCGACGCCGTCGAGGAACGGGGTGTGGAACACCTGGCCGGCGAAGATCGCGCCGAGGCTCAACACGCCCAGCGGCACCAGCATGGTCCACGGGCTCTCGTGCGGGTGATACCCACCGGTGGTGTCCTCGCCCGCCTCTTCCGGCGTCTTGTGCACGCTGTGCTGGATGTGCTCGCTCTCGATCCAGCGCGGCTTGCCCCAGAAGGTGAGGAACATCAGGCGCCAGGAATAGAAGCTGGTGAGCAGCGCGGCGATCGTGCCCAGCCAGAAGGCGAGCGTCGAATACTCGGTACCGGCAGCATAGGCGACTTCGAGGATGGCATCCTTCGACCAGAAGCCCGCGAAACCTGCAGCAAGGTGATAGACACCCACACCGGTGATCGCGAGCGTGCCGAACATCATCGCCCAGAAGGTGAGCGGGATGTGCTTACGCAGGCCGCCGTAATAGCGCATGTCCTGTTCATGGTGCATGGCGTGGATCACCGAGCCGGCACCAAGGAACAGCAGCGCCTTGAAGAAGGCGTGCGTGAACAGGTGGAACATGGCCGCGCCATAGGCACCCACACCGGCGGCGAAGAACATGTAACCCAGCTGCGAGCAGGTGGAATAGGCGATCACCCGCTTGATGTCCCACTGCGTGGTGCCGATCGTCGCGGCGAAGAAGCAGGTGGCGGCACCGATCACGGTGACGACCGCCAGCGCATCGGCCGAGGTTTCGAACATCGGCGACAGGCGGCAGACCATGAATACGCCCGCCGTCACCATGGTGGCGGCGTGGATCAGCGCGGAGACCGGGGTCGGGCCTTCCATCGCGTCCGGCAGCCAGGTGTGCAGGCCCAGCTGTGCGGACTTGCCCATGGCACCCACGAACAGCAGCAGGCACAGGATCGTCATCGTATCCCAGCGCGCACCCATGAAGGTGATGGTGCTGCCGGCCATGGCCGGCGAGGCTTCCAGGATGGCGTCGATGCTGGTCGTCTGGAACACCAGGAAGGTGCCGAAGATGCCGAGCATGAAGCCGAGGTCGCCCACGCGGTTGACCACGAAGGCCTTGATTGCGGCGGCATTGGCGCTGGGCTTCTTGTACCAGAAGCCGATCAGCAGGTAGCTGGCGAGGCCCACGCCTTCCCAACCGAAGAACATCTGCACCAAGTTATCGGCGGTCACCAGCATCAGCATGGCGAAGGTGAACAGCGAGAGGTAGGCGAAGAACCGGCTCTGGTCCGGATCCTCCTCCATGTAGCCCCAGCTGTAGAGGTGGACGAGCGCGGAAACGGTGGTGATCACCACCAGCATAACCGCGGTTAGCGTGTCGACGCGCAGCGCCCAGTCGAAGGTCATGGCGCCGGACTGCACCCAGGTCAGCACCGGCGTAACGCTGGCTTCGCCGGTTCCGCCCACGAAGGACAGGAAGATCGGCCAGCTCAGCGCGGCAGCAAGGAACAGGCCACCCGTGGTCACCAGCTTGGCAGCCGTGTGACCGATCCAGCGACCGCCCAGCCCCGCCACGATGGCGGCCAGCAGGGGCGCGAAAACGATGATCAGGATGGAGTTCAAGGTCTATCCCTTCATCCGGTTGACGTCGTCCACGGCGATGGAGCCGCGGTTACGGAAGTAAATGACGAGGATGGCGAGGCCGATGGCTGCTTCAGCAGCGGCCACGGTCAGCACGAACATGGCGAAGACCTGTCCGGTGAGATCGTTCAGGAAGGCGCTGAAGGCCACCAGGTTGATGTTCACCGCCAGCAGGATCAGCTCGATCGCCATCAGGATGACGATGATGTTCTTGCGGTTGAGGAAGATGCCGAGCACGCCGAGCACGAACAGGATCGAGCTGACGACGACATAGTGTTCGATACCGATCACAGCTCCACCCCCTTGCCGACTTCCGGCTGCGTGTTGCGGGTCGCCTCTTCCGGACGACGGGCATTCTGCTTGGCAATATCCTGGTGGCCACGACGATGCCCCTGCTCCCGGTGGGTCAGCACGATGGCGCCGATCATGGCTACCAGCAGGATGATGCCGGCTATCTCGAACAGGAACAGGTACTGGCTGTAGAGCAGCGCACCGACACTCTCGATGTTGCTTTCACCCACCAGCGGAGCGGCGCTGCCGTCCGGCGTGCCAAGCGTGAGGTTGCCGGCACGGTAGGCACCGATGCCCAGAACCAGTTCGGCCAGCAGGATGAGGGCAATCGCAAATCCGAGCGGTGCATTCTTCATGAAACCGGCGCGCATCTCGGCGAAATCGATGTTGAGCATCATCACGACGAACAGGAACAGCACCGCGACTGCGCCGACGTAGACGACGACCAGCAGCATGGCGAGGAATTCGGCGCCGACGATGATCATCAGGCCGGCCGCATTGAAGAAGGCGAGGATCAGCCACAGCACGCTGTGGACCGGGTTGCGCGCGAGGATCGTCATCGCACCGGAGGCGATCACGAGCGCGGCGAAGAGATAGAAGGTAAAGACGGTCATGACGGTTTCGCGCGCCCCCTATCGATACGGCGCATCGGCTTCAAGGTTCGCGGCAATCGCCCGCTCCCACTTGTCCCCGTTCGCCAGCAGTTTCGCCTTGTCGTAGAGCAGTTCCTCGCGCGTTTCGGTCGCGTATTCGAAGTTTGGCCCTTCGACGATGGCATCCACCGGGCAGGCTTCCTGGCAGAAGCCGCAGTAGATGCACTTGGTCATGTCGATGTCGTAACGCGTGGTACGGCGGCTGCCGTCGTCACGCGGTTCCGCTTCGATGGTGATCGCCTGCGCCGGGCAGACGGCCTCGCACAGCTTGCAGGCGATGCAGCGCTCTTCCCCGTTGGGATAGCGGCGCAAGGCGTGCTCACCGCGGAAACGCGGGCTGAGCGGGTTCTTTTCGAACGGGTAGTTGATCGTCACCTTGGGCTTGAAGAAGTACTTCAGCGTGAGGGCGTGCGCCTTCACGAACTCCCACAGGGTGAACGACTTGACGAGCTGCGCGACGGTCATGCCGCACCTCCGTAACGGGTAAACATCAGCCATCCCGAGATAACGACGACGAAAATCAGGCTCATCGGCAGGAACACCTTCCAGCCAAGCCGCATCAGCTGGTCGTAGCGATAGCGCGGAACCGTCGCCATCACCCAGCTGAACATGAAGAAGAAGAAGAAGGTCTTGAGCAGGAACCAGACGATGCCCGGCACCCAGTACAGCGCCTCGATCTCCACCGGCGGCAGCCAGCCACCGAAGAACAGCAGCGTGTTGAGCGCGCACATCAGCAGGATGTTCGCATACTCACCCAGCCAGAACAGCGCGAAGGCCATCGAGCTGTATTCGGTCTGGTAACCGGCGACGAGCTCGCTTTCCGCTTCGGTCAGGTCGAACGGCACGCGCTGCGTTTCCGCGAGGCTGGAGATGAAGAACACCACCCACATCGGGAACAGCAGCAGGTTGAACCAGTAGCCGTTCACGAAGCCGAGGCCGTGGCCCTTCTGCGCATCGACGATGTCGCTGAGGTTGAACGTCCCGGCGTAGAGCACCACGCATACGAGGATGAAGCCGATCGAGACTTCGTAGGAAATCATCTGTGCCGCGGCGCGCATGGCGGAGAAGAACGGGTACTTCGAGTTCGAAGCCCAGCCCGCCATGGTGATGCCGTAAACCGACAGCGAGGAGATCGCGAGGATGTAGAGCAGGCCGACGTTGATATCCGCCAGCACCACGCCCGCATCGAAGGGGATCACCGCCCAGGCGAGCAACGCCACGGTAAAGGTGATGATCGGCGCGAGCAGGAAGATGCCCTTGTTCGAGGCCGAGGGAATGATGGTTTCCTGCAGGAACACCTTCAGGCCGTCCGCGAAGCTCTGCAGCAAGCCGAAGGGGCCGACCACGTTGGGACCGCGACGCAGGTTGATCGCCGCCCACACCTTGCGGTCGACATAGATGATCATGGCAACGGCCAGCATCAGCGGCAGCGCGATGGCCAGGATGCCGACAATCGAGGCGACGAACAGGGCCCAGCCCTCATCCATTCCGAGAGAGACGAAGAACTCGGTCATTCCGCTGCCTCCTTCAGCTCATCGCCGTGCAGCAGTTCAGCCGAACATTGCTGCATCACCGTACTGGCACGGGCGATGGGGTTGGTGAGGTAGAAGTCCTTGATCGGCTGCCCGATCCTGCCGGAAGCCGCGGCATTGGCCGGGGCCGCGGGCAGCGGACCGTAGTCGGCCAGCCCTTCCAGGCCCAGCGCAGGCACTTCTGCGACCATGGCATCGCGCAGCTGGTCGAAGCTGTCGAAGCCGACGCTTACGCCCAGCGCATCAGCCAGCGCGCGCAGGATGGTCCAGTCCTCGCGCGCATCGCCGGGAGCGAAGATCGCCTTGTCGGACATCTGCACGCGGCCCTCGGTGTTCACATAGGTGCCGGGCTTCTCGGTATAGGCGGCGGCGGGCAGGATGATGTCCGCCGCGTGCGCGCCCTTGTCGCCGTGGTGGCCGATGTAGACCTTCAGCGAACCGTCGAACTGGCTCCAGTCCACTTCGTCCGCGCCCAGCGCCAGCACCACCTTGGGCTTGGCCTCGACCACGTCGGCGAGGCCGCCCTTCTGCGCGAAGCCCAGCATCAGCGCGCCCATGCGGGCAGCCGAGATGTGCAGCGCGTTGAATTCTGCGCCCAGTTCGTGCGCGAGCGCCAGTGCCTTGCCATGCGCTCCCGCGCCGAAACCTGCGGCGCCGAGGATGACGGCAGGCTTGTCGGCATCCTTGAAGGCGTCGGAGACTGCAGTCGGCAGGCTGTCGAGCACCGCCAGGTCGTCACCCAGGAAAGTGGCCGGATAGGTGGTTTCCCACTCGGGGCCGACGATGAATACCTTGGCACCGCGCTTGGCGGCCTTGCGCAGGCGGACGTTCACCAGCGGGGCTTCCCAGCGCACGTGGCTGCCGATGATCAGGATGGCGTCTGCTTCCTCGATCCCGGCGAAGGTGCTGTTGAAGTTCACCGCAGCGAGGTTGGACGTGTCGTAGTCCATGCCGGTCTGGCGGCTCTCGATCAGGTCGGAACCGCTCGCCTTCAGCAGCGCCTTGGCCGCGAACATGGTTTCGCAATCCACCATGTCACCCGCGATGGCGGCAATG is a genomic window of Aurantiacibacter sp. MUD11 containing:
- a CDS encoding NADH-quinone oxidoreductase subunit J, with translation MTVFTFYLFAALVIASGAMTILARNPVHSVLWLILAFFNAAGLMIIVGAEFLAMLLVVVYVGAVAVLFLFVVMMLNIDFAEMRAGFMKNAPLGFAIALILLAELVLGIGAYRAGNLTLGTPDGSAAPLVGESNIESVGALLYSQYLFLFEIAGIILLVAMIGAIVLTHREQGHRRGHQDIAKQNARRPEEATRNTQPEVGKGVEL
- the nuoH gene encoding NADH-quinone oxidoreductase subunit NuoH → MTEFFVSLGMDEGWALFVASIVGILAIALPLMLAVAMIIYVDRKVWAAINLRRGPNVVGPFGLLQSFADGLKVFLQETIIPSASNKGIFLLAPIITFTVALLAWAVIPFDAGVVLADINVGLLYILAISSLSVYGITMAGWASNSKYPFFSAMRAAAQMISYEVSIGFILVCVVLYAGTFNLSDIVDAQKGHGLGFVNGYWFNLLLFPMWVVFFISSLAETQRVPFDLTEAESELVAGYQTEYSSMAFALFWLGEYANILLMCALNTLLFFGGWLPPVEIEALYWVPGIVWFLLKTFFFFFMFSWVMATVPRYRYDQLMRLGWKVFLPMSLIFVVVISGWLMFTRYGGAA
- a CDS encoding biotin--[acetyl-CoA-carboxylase] ligase encodes the protein MTPTIEYIPETGSTNADLLARIAGGELVPEGHWLVADRQTAGRGRQGRSWIDAPGNFMGSTVVRLHERDPSPATLSFVAALAVYETVVPHVGAPQSLMLKWPNDVLLAGAKFCGLLLEMAQGAVVIGIGVNLAAAPEIEGRKTDALAGLSRDAFAEGLAAQLALELQRWREFGPEPIMRRWQAAAHKPGTPLGVHGREGEQLSGTFDGLDAAGALRLKLPDGTVQVIHAGDVMLEDG
- a CDS encoding type III pantothenate kinase encodes the protein MLLAIDVGNTNVVFALFEGTEVRARWRIATDGRRTGDEYATWLLQLLAIEGIERSTIKRIIFGSVVPRANHNLTVLAQKYFGIEPLVAGEGKAAWDFEIDVEQPHTLGADRALNCIAAHELVGGDMIVVDFGTATKFEAVDFNGAYKGGIIAPGINLSLDALVGNTAKLPRIAIAAPKTSSVIGRNTEDQMLIGVFWGYVAMMEGLIDRMKAEIGRPVKVVATGGLAILFDQKTDIFDVTDTDLTIRGLQILADRAGAK
- the nuoI gene encoding NADH-quinone oxidoreductase subunit NuoI, with translation MTVAQLVKSFTLWEFVKAHALTLKYFFKPKVTINYPFEKNPLSPRFRGEHALRRYPNGEERCIACKLCEAVCPAQAITIEAEPRDDGSRRTTRYDIDMTKCIYCGFCQEACPVDAIVEGPNFEYATETREELLYDKAKLLANGDKWERAIAANLEADAPYR
- the nuoL gene encoding NADH-quinone oxidoreductase subunit L; protein product: MNSILIIVFAPLLAAIVAGLGGRWIGHTAAKLVTTGGLFLAAALSWPIFLSFVGGTGEASVTPVLTWVQSGAMTFDWALRVDTLTAVMLVVITTVSALVHLYSWGYMEEDPDQSRFFAYLSLFTFAMLMLVTADNLVQMFFGWEGVGLASYLLIGFWYKKPSANAAAIKAFVVNRVGDLGFMLGIFGTFLVFQTTSIDAILEASPAMAGSTITFMGARWDTMTILCLLLFVGAMGKSAQLGLHTWLPDAMEGPTPVSALIHAATMVTAGVFMVCRLSPMFETSADALAVVTVIGAATCFFAATIGTTQWDIKRVIAYSTCSQLGYMFFAAGVGAYGAAMFHLFTHAFFKALLFLGAGSVIHAMHHEQDMRYYGGLRKHIPLTFWAMMFGTLAITGVGVYHLAAGFAGFWSKDAILEVAYAAGTEYSTLAFWLGTIAALLTSFYSWRLMFLTFWGKPRWIESEHIQHSVHKTPEEAGEDTTGGYHPHESPWTMLVPLGVLSLGAIFAGQVFHTPFLDGVDFWNGSIAYDEHLMHAMHEVPYWVKYAAFVVMLIGLASAWYAYIRNKDVPRETVEQLGPVYRFIYNKWYFDELYNFLFVKPAFWLGRLFWKKGDEGTIDRFGPNGIAWVVERGSGLAKKVQSGYLTSYALIMLLGLVAAITWVLF
- a CDS encoding NADH-quinone oxidoreductase subunit M encodes the protein MGDFPILTAMLVVPLVGAILCLFLDAKPARMVALLATLIDLALGILLWANFDIGGAQWQFTERASLFAGFEYALGIDGIALMLIMLSVFLMPICIGASWEAITKRVGEYMSAFLLMEVLMIGVFAAQDIFLFYIFFEAGLIPMYLIIGVWGGQNRIYAAYKFFLYTLLGSVLMLIAMLWMVNEAGTTSIPVLMQYDFAPEAQTWLWLAFFASFAVKMPMWPVHTWLPDAHVQAPTAGSVILAGVLLKLGGYGFIRFSLPMFPDASADFGWLVWGLSMVAVVLTSLIALVQHDMKKLIAYSSVAHMAIVTVGLFAFNVQGLEGAMMVMLGHGLVSGALFLCVGVIYDRLHTREIDRYGGLSINMPAYATLFMLFTMASVGLPGTSNFVGEFLSLAGIYQANSWVAFVCTTGIILGAAYMLYLYRRICFGEQKNADAAAMPDLSLREYLLLGPIAAAVLWMGVYPESFLAPMRSDIEILDARLAAAAPEGDAQLAIGEGAPAEEEHAEGEAH
- the nuoK gene encoding NADH-quinone oxidoreductase subunit NuoK; protein product: MIGIEHYVVVSSILFVLGVLGIFLNRKNIIVILMAIELILLAVNINLVAFSAFLNDLTGQVFAMFVLTVAAAEAAIGLAILVIYFRNRGSIAVDDVNRMKG
- the nuoN gene encoding NADH-quinone oxidoreductase subunit NuoN, which produces MDIATSLGLIAPEIILSLSGLALLLVAAWGGDKAARVISIAAAIALGGAFALVAPAVCAGASGPDTLAFGGQFRADAFAGLAKLMIFAASGAALVVAPRFFERAGTMRAEFPVLVLFAALGMSIMVSAADLVTLYIGLELNSLSAYVLAAILRDDERSAEAGLKYFVLGALASGILLFGMSLTYGFAGTTNFTGIATAVSGGLSMGQMFGLTFVLAGLAFKISAAPFHMWTPDVYEGAPTPVTMFFASAPKVAAIALLARVALEAFGSQALAWQQIVIFAALLSIVIGALGAIGQQNVKRLLAYSSINNVGFILIGLAAGTVAGASAMMVYLAIYVVMTVGSFVAVLLLRDADGNPVEGISDLAGLSTTRPALAWCLMALMFSLAGIPPLFGFWGKFVVFQAAVEADLVALAAIGIAASVIGAFYYIKIVKVMFFDEPADTVKGEADTPHWALLAICAVLISPLGYLLTGWLGNLADMAAASLSLAF
- the nuoG gene encoding NADH-quinone oxidoreductase subunit NuoG gives rise to the protein MPKVTVDGQEIEVPAGATVLQACEQAGKEIPRFCYHERLSIAGNCRMCLVEVKPGPPKPQASCALPATEGQEIRTDSEMVKKAREGVMEFLLINHPLDCPICDQGGECDLQDQAMAYGRGASRYHENKRAVTSKNMGPLIKTIMTRCIHCTRCVRFSEEIAGVDEIGALYRGEDMQITTYLEQAAKHELSANVIDLCPVGALTSGPYAYESRPWELKKTLGIDVSDAVGSNIRIDSRGREVLRVLPRINDDVNEEWISDKARYQVDGLTRRRLDKVFIRRRGKLQAASWDEAFKKIAKEKPGSSIAAIAGDMVDCETMFAAKALLKASGSDLIESRQTGMDYDTSNLAAVNFNSTFAGIEEADAILIIGSHVRWEAPLVNVRLRKAAKRGAKVFIVGPEWETTYPATFLGDDLAVLDSLPTAVSDAFKDADKPAVILGAAGFGAGAHGKALALAHELGAEFNALHISAARMGALMLGFAQKGGLADVVEAKPKVVLALGADEVDWSQFDGSLKVYIGHHGDKGAHAADIILPAAAYTEKPGTYVNTEGRVQMSDKAIFAPGDAREDWTILRALADALGVSVGFDSFDQLRDAMVAEVPALGLEGLADYGPLPAAPANAAASGRIGQPIKDFYLTNPIARASTVMQQCSAELLHGDELKEAAE